One Streptomyces sp. CNQ-509 DNA window includes the following coding sequences:
- a CDS encoding RNA polymerase sigma factor has translation MDPDISPPPGPQVPLGPRERRRRRRGQERSPDLEDTEEIPFVGVAGAGADAWTGGTGAYGPGPGGGTPRNRAAAGRAHRVGVYGNRAYLAGRRAAAARNSAAAADTAAAAAEAAYDALYQRCAADVTRHTFLLTGDHALTREAVEHAFHLAWERWPEVASDRDPPGWVRAAAFGYVQEPWEWLRARWRRRVRRGEEAGGDEPGREEPGAEESGGEESGGEEGCGEETDRRVFAALRALPQSYRSAVVVHDVVGLDLPDAAAELEASTLAAAGRVTHAHEALAEAVPELGALPENRRAEELRARLRRFAAAQPIRTLPPGAARRRSESRTDRQLRRYALLAAVIFLLAGVVSVIGEVQARNRATPPAPPAWLTGRSVWPPAPGHGAPPAVPLAPGPAAAPAGEQDHPSVGHVRGTSG, from the coding sequence ATGGACCCTGACATATCCCCGCCGCCCGGGCCGCAGGTCCCGCTCGGGCCCCGGGAGAGGCGCCGGCGGCGGCGCGGGCAGGAGCGGTCTCCCGATCTGGAGGACACCGAGGAGATCCCGTTCGTGGGCGTGGCCGGGGCGGGGGCGGACGCATGGACCGGCGGGACTGGAGCATACGGTCCGGGGCCGGGCGGCGGGACGCCCCGGAACCGGGCCGCGGCGGGCCGGGCGCACCGGGTCGGCGTCTACGGGAACAGGGCGTACCTGGCGGGCCGGCGGGCCGCCGCCGCGCGCAACTCCGCGGCCGCCGCCGACACCGCGGCCGCCGCCGCGGAGGCCGCGTACGACGCGCTCTACCAGCGCTGCGCCGCCGACGTCACGCGGCACACGTTCCTGCTCACCGGCGACCACGCCCTGACCCGCGAGGCCGTCGAGCACGCCTTCCACCTGGCGTGGGAGCGGTGGCCGGAGGTGGCCTCCGACCGGGATCCGCCGGGGTGGGTGCGGGCGGCCGCGTTCGGGTACGTGCAGGAGCCCTGGGAGTGGCTGCGCGCCCGGTGGCGGCGCCGGGTGCGGCGCGGGGAGGAGGCGGGCGGGGACGAGCCGGGCCGGGAGGAGCCGGGCGCGGAGGAATCGGGCGGGGAGGAATCGGGCGGGGAGGAGGGCTGCGGCGAGGAGACGGACCGGCGGGTCTTCGCGGCACTGCGGGCGCTGCCGCAGTCGTACCGCAGCGCCGTCGTCGTCCACGACGTCGTCGGGCTCGACCTGCCCGACGCCGCCGCCGAGCTGGAGGCCAGCACCCTCGCCGCCGCCGGGCGGGTCACGCACGCGCACGAGGCGCTGGCCGAGGCCGTACCGGAGCTGGGGGCGCTGCCGGAGAACAGGCGGGCGGAGGAGCTGCGGGCCCGGCTGCGGCGGTTCGCCGCGGCGCAGCCGATACGCACCCTGCCCCCGGGCGCGGCGCGGCGGCGCAGCGAGAGCCGTACGGACCGCCAGTTGCGCCGCTACGCCCTGCTGGCCGCCGTCATCTTCCTGCTCGCCGGCGTCGTCTCCGTCATCGGTGAGGTCCAGGCCCGCAACAGAGCCACGCCACCGGCGCCGCCCGCGTGGCTGACCGGCCGGTCCGTCTGGCCGCCCGCCCCCGGCCACGGCGCCCCGCCCGCCGTGCCGCTCGCGCCGGGTCCAGCCGCCGCGCCCGCCGGCGAGCAGGACCACCCGTCCGTGGGACACGTCCGCGGCACGTCGGGTTGA
- the sucC gene encoding ADP-forming succinate--CoA ligase subunit beta: MDLFEYQARDLFAKHGVPVLAGEVIDTPEAARQVTAELGGRAVVKAQVKTGGRGKAGGVKLASDPDDAVEKAGQILGMDIKGHTVHKVMLAQTADIADEYYVSYLLDRANRTFLAMASVEGGMDIEEVAATKPEALAKIPVDANEGVTEAKAREIVDAARFPAEIADQVVEVLQTLWTVFVREDALLVEVNPLVKTAEGRVLALDGKVSLDENAEFRQPDHVAFEDKAAANPLEAAAKAKGLNYVKLDGQVGIIGNGAGLVMSTLDVVAYAGEKHSGVKPANFLDIGGGASADVMANGLEIILGDPDVRSVFVNVFGGITACDAVANGIVQALELLKTKGEDVTKPLVVRLDGNNAELGRKILSDANHPLVEQVDTMDGAADRAAELAAK; the protein is encoded by the coding sequence GTGGATCTGTTCGAGTACCAGGCGAGGGATCTCTTCGCCAAGCATGGTGTACCGGTGCTGGCCGGCGAAGTCATCGACACGCCCGAGGCGGCGCGCCAGGTGACCGCGGAGCTCGGCGGTCGCGCCGTCGTCAAGGCCCAGGTCAAGACCGGCGGCCGGGGCAAGGCGGGCGGCGTGAAGCTGGCGTCCGACCCCGACGACGCCGTCGAGAAGGCCGGCCAGATTCTGGGCATGGACATCAAGGGCCACACGGTCCACAAGGTGATGCTCGCCCAGACCGCGGACATCGCCGACGAGTATTACGTGTCGTATCTCCTCGACCGCGCGAACCGCACCTTCCTCGCCATGGCCTCCGTCGAGGGCGGCATGGACATCGAGGAGGTCGCGGCCACCAAGCCGGAGGCGCTGGCCAAGATCCCCGTCGACGCCAACGAGGGCGTGACGGAGGCCAAGGCCCGCGAGATCGTCGACGCCGCGCGCTTCCCCGCCGAGATCGCCGACCAGGTCGTCGAGGTCCTGCAGACGCTGTGGACCGTCTTCGTCAGGGAGGACGCCCTCCTGGTCGAGGTCAACCCCCTGGTCAAGACCGCCGAGGGCAGGGTGCTGGCGCTGGACGGCAAGGTGTCGCTGGACGAGAACGCCGAGTTCCGCCAGCCCGACCACGTCGCTTTCGAGGACAAGGCCGCCGCCAACCCGCTGGAGGCCGCCGCCAAGGCCAAGGGCCTCAACTACGTGAAGCTGGACGGCCAGGTCGGCATCATCGGCAACGGCGCGGGTCTGGTCATGTCCACCCTCGACGTCGTCGCGTACGCGGGCGAGAAGCACAGCGGCGTGAAGCCCGCCAACTTCTTGGACATCGGCGGCGGCGCCTCCGCCGATGTGATGGCCAACGGCCTGGAGATCATCCTCGGCGACCCGGACGTCCGGTCCGTCTTCGTCAACGTCTTCGGCGGCATCACCGCGTGCGACGCGGTCGCCAACGGCATCGTGCAGGCCCTCGAACTGCTCAAGACCAAGGGCGAGGACGTCACCAAGCCGCTGGTCGTGCGGCTCGACGGCAACAACGCCGAGCTGGGTCGCAAGATCCTCAGTGACGCCAACCACCCGCTCGTCGAGCAGGTGGACACGATGGACGGCGCCGCCGACCGCGCCGCCGAGCTGGCCGCCAAGTAA
- a CDS encoding DUF6350 family protein, with product MSHVTDLAPSLSPRHQTRGARSAAVVAALASGFLAAGLGLGFLAVLVLLLWITSPYPDSGPGGALHVVADLWLLAHGADLVRTETRTGTPAPLGLTPLLLTALPVFLLHRGARDALTPQDGRPQLAPLATGAWVACGYLAVAAGVTGYALAGPLHAAPLRVAAVVPLTVAAATAAGVWSAAGTPAVLLPRRRHPGAADGRAGAAPRAEVAARAGVAGVVALLGGGALLCAVALVAHAAVAQEHFLSLSTTVSGRFGVFLLALALLPNAAMWAAAYGLGPGFAVGAGSTVTPLGAADSPVQPVFPLLAAVPGEGPGGPLTWAAAAVPVAAGIVVGCVAGTAAAPVVRQREPSWRWWPTVWVTALAALCCGAGTAALAWLAGGPLGTQTLAAFGPVWWQAGGAAVAWTAVVGVPLALTVRAVRLFGAAPLPMPTSVAAPGGRMRARRWRWGRQGWPLWEPRSRLAEEWEEDPGGD from the coding sequence GTGAGCCACGTGACCGATCTCGCCCCGTCGTTATCGCCCCGGCACCAGACCCGGGGCGCCCGCAGTGCCGCCGTCGTCGCGGCGCTGGCGAGCGGGTTCCTCGCCGCCGGCCTCGGCCTCGGCTTTCTCGCCGTGCTCGTGCTGCTGCTGTGGATCACATCCCCGTATCCCGACAGCGGCCCGGGCGGCGCCCTGCACGTCGTCGCCGACCTGTGGCTGCTCGCCCACGGCGCCGATCTCGTACGCACCGAGACGCGCACCGGCACGCCCGCTCCCCTCGGCCTCACTCCGCTGCTGCTCACGGCGCTGCCGGTCTTCCTCCTGCACCGCGGTGCGCGTGACGCGCTCACCCCGCAGGACGGCAGGCCGCAGCTCGCGCCGCTGGCCACGGGCGCGTGGGTGGCCTGCGGTTACCTCGCCGTCGCCGCCGGGGTCACCGGCTACGCGCTGGCCGGGCCGCTGCACGCCGCGCCGCTCCGCGTCGCCGCCGTGGTGCCGCTGACGGTGGCGGCGGCCACGGCCGCCGGGGTGTGGTCCGCGGCCGGTACGCCCGCCGTGCTGCTGCCCCGCCGCCGGCACCCGGGAGCGGCCGACGGCCGGGCCGGCGCGGCGCCGCGCGCGGAGGTCGCCGCGCGGGCCGGGGTCGCGGGGGTCGTCGCGCTGCTCGGCGGCGGCGCCCTGCTCTGCGCGGTCGCGCTGGTGGCGCACGCGGCCGTCGCGCAGGAGCACTTCCTCTCCCTGTCCACGACGGTCTCCGGCCGGTTCGGCGTCTTCCTCCTCGCGCTCGCGCTGCTGCCGAACGCGGCGATGTGGGCGGCGGCGTACGGGCTCGGGCCGGGATTCGCCGTCGGGGCGGGGAGCACGGTGACGCCGCTGGGCGCCGCCGACTCCCCCGTGCAGCCCGTCTTCCCGCTGCTCGCCGCGGTGCCGGGGGAGGGCCCCGGCGGGCCGCTGACCTGGGCTGCCGCGGCGGTTCCGGTGGCGGCGGGGATCGTCGTCGGGTGCGTCGCGGGGACGGCCGCGGCGCCGGTGGTGCGGCAGCGGGAGCCGAGTTGGCGGTGGTGGCCCACGGTGTGGGTGACGGCGCTGGCGGCGCTCTGCTGCGGCGCGGGCACGGCCGCGTTGGCGTGGCTCGCCGGCGGGCCGCTCGGCACCCAGACGCTCGCGGCCTTCGGCCCGGTGTGGTGGCAGGCCGGCGGTGCCGCGGTGGCGTGGACGGCGGTGGTCGGGGTGCCGCTGGCGCTCACGGTACGGGCCGTCCGGCTGTTCGGCGCGGCGCCGCTGCCCATGCCGACGTCGGTGGCCGCGCCCGGCGGGCGGATGCGGGCCCGGCGGTGGCGGTGGGGGCGGCAGGGCTGGCCGCTGTGGGAGCCCCGTTCCCGGCTGGCGGAGGAGTGGGAGGAGGACCCGGGCGGCGACTGA
- the sucD gene encoding succinate--CoA ligase subunit alpha: MAIFLTKDSKVIVQGMTGSEGQKHTRRMLASGANVVGGVNPRKAGQKVDFDVVSETRESSTVEIPVFGSVKEAIDTTGADVTVIFVPEKFTKSAVIEAIDAEIPLAVVITEGIAVHDTAAFWAYAGAKGNKTRIIGPNCPGLITPGQSNAGIIPADITKPGRIGLVSKSGTLTYQMMYELRDIGFSTCVGIGGDPVIGTTHIDALEAFEADPDTDLIVMIGEIGGDAEERAADFIKAHVTKPVVGYVAGFTAPEGKTMGHAGAIVSGSSGTAQAKKEALEAAGVKVGKTPSETARLAREVLAG; the protein is encoded by the coding sequence ATGGCTATCTTCCTCACCAAGGACTCCAAGGTCATCGTCCAGGGCATGACCGGCTCGGAGGGCCAGAAGCACACGCGGCGGATGCTGGCCTCCGGCGCCAACGTCGTCGGCGGGGTCAACCCCCGCAAGGCGGGCCAGAAGGTCGACTTCGACGTCGTGTCGGAGACGCGCGAATCGAGCACAGTCGAGATCCCGGTCTTCGGCTCCGTCAAGGAGGCCATCGACACGACCGGCGCCGACGTCACCGTCATCTTCGTGCCGGAGAAGTTCACCAAGTCCGCCGTGATCGAGGCCATCGACGCCGAGATCCCGCTCGCGGTGGTCATCACCGAGGGCATCGCGGTCCACGACACCGCCGCCTTCTGGGCGTACGCGGGCGCCAAGGGCAACAAGACGCGCATCATCGGCCCCAACTGCCCCGGTCTGATCACCCCGGGCCAGTCCAACGCCGGCATCATCCCCGCGGACATCACCAAGCCCGGCCGGATCGGCCTGGTGTCGAAGTCCGGCACGCTGACGTACCAGATGATGTACGAGCTGCGTGACATCGGCTTCTCCACCTGCGTCGGCATCGGCGGCGACCCGGTGATCGGCACCACCCACATCGACGCGCTCGAAGCCTTCGAGGCCGACCCCGACACCGACCTGATCGTGATGATCGGCGAGATCGGCGGCGACGCCGAGGAGCGGGCCGCGGACTTCATCAAGGCCCACGTGACCAAGCCCGTCGTCGGCTACGTCGCGGGCTTCACCGCCCCCGAGGGCAAGACCATGGGCCACGCCGGCGCCATCGTCTCCGGCTCCTCGGGCACGGCCCAGGCGAAGAAGGAAGCCCTGGAGGCCGCGGGCGTGAAGGTCGGCAAGACGCCGTCGGAGACGGCACGGCTGGCCCGCGAGGTGCTGGCAGGCTGA